A genomic window from Streptomyces mirabilis includes:
- a CDS encoding DUF6397 family protein, with the protein MSGNTIMQSTVPQSAASKSTAPRPATTSLARAARELELRRGEFDLALHLGCVRTVPDEGGGGRRVNRAEIERVRSEDGFPEALRERVKAVGTTEGAALMGVTAARFTRFARLGLVVPVKFYLNRYRAVVWLYLAEELRQFGADEQNARLLKGRTPEGIGDQLEAGLDLRPRNWRGRHMGFLLRQTEDPWAQAAIVASLLDPVQVAEIVRDPYERACLNRFRPERAAHGAAPDTPAAHLVSRLMTAEDPDEISWLRADLGQALVEARELRPAPRPTPKAPPTPVSPLSAVAPAVSRPREAALGDPAPSVEPERPRGLLGWMRRRNP; encoded by the coding sequence ATGTCCGGCAACACCATCATGCAGTCCACCGTCCCGCAGTCGGCCGCCTCGAAGTCCACCGCACCGAGGCCCGCCACAACGTCGCTTGCACGCGCCGCGCGAGAACTGGAGCTCAGGCGCGGCGAGTTCGACCTCGCCCTGCATCTCGGATGTGTCCGCACCGTTCCCGACGAGGGGGGAGGCGGGCGCCGCGTCAATCGTGCGGAAATCGAGCGGGTGCGCTCCGAGGACGGCTTCCCCGAGGCACTGCGGGAACGCGTCAAGGCCGTCGGCACCACGGAGGGCGCGGCGCTGATGGGCGTGACGGCCGCCAGGTTCACGCGCTTCGCACGCCTGGGTCTGGTGGTGCCCGTGAAGTTCTACCTGAACCGGTACAGGGCTGTGGTCTGGTTGTACCTGGCCGAAGAACTTCGCCAGTTCGGGGCGGACGAGCAGAACGCGAGGCTGCTGAAGGGCCGTACCCCCGAGGGAATCGGCGACCAGTTGGAAGCCGGCTTGGACCTCCGCCCCCGCAACTGGCGGGGCCGGCACATGGGATTCCTGCTGCGGCAGACCGAGGACCCCTGGGCGCAGGCCGCGATCGTGGCCTCCCTGCTCGACCCCGTTCAGGTGGCCGAGATCGTCAGGGACCCCTACGAGCGCGCGTGTCTGAACCGCTTCCGGCCCGAGCGGGCCGCCCACGGTGCCGCGCCGGACACGCCCGCCGCACACCTCGTCTCGCGCCTCATGACGGCCGAGGATCCCGACGAGATCAGCTGGCTCCGTGCCGACCTGGGCCAGGCACTCGTCGAGGCCCGAGAGCTCCGCCCCGCGCCCCGCCCGACCCCGAAGGCTCCGCCGACGCCGGTCTCCCCCTTGAGCGCGGTGGCTCCGGCGGTCTCGCGACCGCGGGAAGCCGCCCTCGGCGACCCGGCCCCGAGCGTGGAGCCCGAGCGGCCACGCGGGCTCCTCGGGTGGATGCGCCGCAGAAACCCCTGA